A single Leptospira barantonii DNA region contains:
- the yqeK gene encoding bis(5'-nucleosyl)-tetraphosphatase (symmetrical) YqeK, translating to MTPKELETKTREFKKIVPNEITITRWEHSLRVAEIAKELALIHSKDEAELAYLAGIVHDITKQKTSEFHLMLFKESGQHDLEKLPSAAWHAYSAAIYLRSEYKLEHENVLSAVRNHTLGAETPGPLDLILYAADFLGSEYAEKNPLYADWREQARKNIYLGVLCKAKNTMEDLITSGKPIHPRTVFTYNLAVSKSSDKT from the coding sequence ATGACTCCGAAAGAGCTGGAAACAAAAACCCGAGAATTCAAAAAGATCGTTCCCAATGAAATTACGATCACTCGTTGGGAACATTCTCTTCGAGTCGCCGAAATCGCCAAAGAACTCGCGCTCATCCATTCCAAAGACGAAGCGGAACTCGCGTATCTCGCGGGAATCGTTCACGACATCACAAAACAAAAGACGTCGGAATTTCACTTAATGTTATTCAAAGAATCGGGTCAACACGATCTGGAAAAACTTCCTTCGGCGGCTTGGCACGCGTATTCCGCCGCGATCTATCTCAGATCCGAATATAAACTCGAACACGAAAACGTATTGTCCGCGGTTCGAAATCATACACTCGGAGCGGAAACACCCGGACCTTTGGATCTTATCTTATACGCGGCCGACTTTTTAGGATCGGAATATGCGGAAAAAAATCCGCTTTATGCGGACTGGAGAGAACAAGCGCGAAAAAATATTTATCTCGGCGTTCTCTGTAAGGCAAAAAATACGATGGAAGATTTGATCACATCGGGAAAACCGATTCATCCAAGAACCGTTTTTACATACAATCTCGCAGTATCAAAAAGTTCGGATAAAACCTGA
- a CDS encoding DUF3089 domain-containing protein: protein MRLTIRLIPILCLPFYVSCLWLIRPSGNFEEFKPPQEPNYADQNSWAALPQKKDDADQVPLESNLKDEQDKALVDVFFVHPTTFYGREWNAELLNEKVNNRTDDGTIKQQASAFNCCAKIYAPRYRQATLYSFLDKSNGKLSLDLAYQDILKSFDYYMKQWNGGRPFIIASHSQGTHHAIRLLKDRIDDSPLSGKMIAAYLIGGAVPVNFYKTIPVCKSSTQTGCVISWRTFGEKAEIPKMVHDPLGPVVCVNPISWKDDELIASAEQHLGGVNGKFKTIRPKLCSAQCVSGVLRISEPQAPGFSRWVGQNYHVLDYGIFYKDIRENVSQRIQNFLQNGKN, encoded by the coding sequence ATGCGTTTAACAATTCGTCTCATTCCGATCTTATGTTTACCGTTTTATGTTTCCTGTCTTTGGCTGATCCGTCCTTCCGGAAATTTCGAAGAATTCAAACCTCCTCAAGAACCGAATTACGCCGATCAGAATTCCTGGGCCGCTCTTCCTCAAAAGAAAGACGACGCGGATCAAGTCCCTTTGGAATCGAATCTAAAAGACGAACAAGACAAGGCCTTGGTCGACGTATTCTTCGTCCATCCCACCACGTTTTACGGGAGAGAATGGAACGCGGAGCTTTTAAACGAAAAAGTAAACAACCGAACCGATGACGGTACCATCAAACAACAAGCGAGCGCATTCAACTGTTGCGCGAAGATTTACGCTCCTCGTTACAGACAGGCAACTCTTTATTCTTTTCTGGATAAATCGAACGGAAAACTTTCTTTAGATTTAGCATATCAAGATATACTTAAATCCTTCGACTACTACATGAAACAATGGAACGGAGGAAGACCTTTCATCATAGCGTCCCATAGCCAGGGAACGCACCACGCGATTCGCTTATTGAAGGATAGAATCGACGATTCTCCCCTTTCCGGAAAGATGATCGCCGCTTATTTGATCGGAGGCGCGGTTCCCGTAAACTTCTACAAAACGATTCCTGTTTGTAAATCATCGACACAAACCGGTTGTGTGATTAGCTGGAGAACCTTCGGTGAAAAGGCCGAAATTCCAAAAATGGTACATGACCCCCTAGGACCGGTCGTATGCGTCAATCCGATCAGTTGGAAAGACGACGAACTGATTGCAAGCGCAGAACAACATTTAGGCGGAGTTAACGGAAAGTTCAAAACGATCCGTCCGAAACTATGCAGTGCGCAGTGTGTATCCGGTGTACTTCGAATTTCGGAACCCCAGGCGCCGGGATTCTCAAGATGGGTCGGACAAAATTATCACGTTCTTGATTACGGAATTTTTTATAAGGATATTCGAGAGAATGTTTCCCAAAGAATACAAAACTTTCTTCAGAATGGGAAGAATTGA
- a CDS encoding flavin reductase family protein, translated as MKITEDVFKNALSHFPSGVTVITYSHLGKNSGLTVSSFSSLSLNPPLVLFCLQKNITSHDPIRSSGKFVVNILAQGQDSISNQFASGKTDKHVLIDELGSKTGELGVPILPGTLSHIECEVDQFVDGGDHSIVIGRVVSAGAEDSLRPLLYYRRGYYSI; from the coding sequence ATGAAAATCACAGAAGACGTTTTTAAAAACGCGCTTTCGCACTTTCCCTCCGGTGTAACGGTCATCACGTATTCTCATCTCGGAAAAAATAGCGGCCTTACCGTGAGTAGTTTTAGTTCTCTTTCTCTCAATCCTCCCTTGGTCCTTTTTTGTCTTCAAAAGAACATAACGAGTCACGATCCGATTCGGAGTTCCGGAAAATTCGTAGTGAACATTTTGGCGCAGGGTCAGGATTCCATTTCGAATCAATTCGCTTCGGGTAAAACCGATAAACACGTTCTGATCGATGAACTCGGTTCTAAAACGGGAGAACTTGGCGTTCCGATTCTTCCGGGTACACTTTCGCATATCGAATGTGAAGTGGACCAGTTTGTGGACGGGGGAGATCATTCGATCGTAATCGGACGCGTGGTTTCGGCGGGCGCGGAAGATAGTTTAAGGCCGTTGTTGTATTATAGAAGAGGTTATTACTCGATCTAA